The following are from one region of the Odontesthes bonariensis isolate fOdoBon6 chromosome 12, fOdoBon6.hap1, whole genome shotgun sequence genome:
- the asb11 gene encoding ankyrin repeat and SOCS box protein 11 → MAAVCPCCVVQPWRNPTNGGLAYNSLMDDYWLDRTPLHEAAFQGRFLQLGTLLAQGFHVDSLTIDRVSPLHEACLGGHFACAKFLLDSGANANEVTTDGATPLFNSCRSRSADCVRLLLQHGASVHTIHPLASPIHEAAKNGHRECLELLLLSSGAPIDMELPEVGTALYSACQAQAAACVEVLLHSGADVHAGRGLESPLHAAVRGGGSNVVELLLDFGADRWCRNAEGRTPLDLSLPNSAVRVTLQKRGSCSLFQLCRLCIRRSLGRSRLHKASSLNLPNSITDYLLHR, encoded by the exons ATGGCCGCTGTTTGTCCGTGTTGTGTTGTGCAGCCTTGGAGAAACCCCACGAACGGGGGTCTGGCGTACAACTCGCTGATGGATG ACTACTGGTTGGACAGGACTCCTCTCCACGAAGCGGCATTCCAGGGAAGATTCCTGCAACTCGGGACTCTTCTCGCTCAG GGCTTCCACGTGGACTCACTCACCATCGACAGAGTCTCTCCTCTACACGAGGCCTGTCTCGGCGGTCATTTCGCATGTGCCAAATTTCTGTTGGACAGCGGTGCAAAT GCAAATGAAGTAACGACAGATGGCGCCACACCTCTCTTTAACTCCTGCAGGAGCAGGAGTGCTGATTGCGTCAGGCTCCTCTTACAGCACGGCGCCTCCGTCCACACCATCCACCCCCTGGCTTCACCCATCCATGAAGCTGCAAAAAACG GTCACAGAGAGtgtctggagctgctgctgctgtccagcGGAGCTCCTATTGACATGGAGCTGCCAGAGGTGGGGACGGCGCTGTATTCCGCCTGCCAGGCCCAGGCTGCAGCCTGTGTAGAGGTGCTGCTACATTCAG GGGCAGATGTTCACGCTGGACGTGGGCTGGAAAGTCCTTTACATGCTGCAGTTCGGGGTGGAGGGTCGAATGTGGTGGAACTTCTGCTCGACTTCGGGGCCGATAGGTGGTGCAGGAACGCTGAGGGACGGACTCCTCTGGACCTGTCGTTGCCAAACAGCGCAGTTAGAGTCACACTGCAGAAAAGAG GTTCCTGCTCTCTGTTTCAGCTGTGTCGTCTCTGT
- the piga gene encoding phosphatidylinositol N-acetylglucosaminyltransferase subunit A: MGQRKRTAAVKTHSSQRDSGDADRVYGRKHNICMVSDFFYPNMGGVESHIYQLSQCLIEMGHKVVIATHAYDRRKGIRYLTNGLKVYYLPLQVMYNQSTATTCFHSLPLLRCVFVRERITVVHAHSSFSAMGHDALFHAKTMGLNTVFTDHSLFGFADISSVLTNKLLTVSLCDTNHIVCVSYTSKENTVLRAALNPEIVSVIPNAVDPTDFTPDPSQRQDDRITIVVISRLVYRKGIDLLGGIIPELCLKYPDLHFLVGGEGPKRIVLEEVREKYQLHDRVRLLGALEHKDVRGVLVQGHIFLNTSLTEAFCMAIVEGASCGLQVVSTRVGGIPEVLPEDLITLCEPTVRSLCAGLETVIARQRSGSVSSPGTIHARVRSLYTWKNVAERTEKVYDRVAGEGVLPLDRRLQRLRSHCGPVAGSIFAFVAVLDFLFLLLLQWLAPDRVMDAAVDATGLRGLWRQENSNAKGATDRTETS; this comes from the exons ATGGGCCAGCGAAAGAGAACGGCAGCTGTGAAAACCCATTCATCTCAGAGAGACTCTGGAGACGCTGATAGGGTCTACGGCAGGAAGCACAACATTTGCATGGTGTCTGACTTCTTCTATCCAAATATGGGGGGAGTAGAGAGTCACATTTATCAGCTATCCCAGTGTCTGATTGAAATGGGGCACAAGGTGGTCATTGCCACCCATGCGTACGACAGAAGAAAGGGCATCAGGTACCTGACCAATGGACTGAAGGTCTACTACCTGCCCCTGCAGGTGATGTACAACCAGTCCACAGCCACCACCTGCTTCCACAGTCTCCCACTGCTGCGCTGTGTGTTTGTCAGGGAGCGCATCACTGTGGTGCATGCACACAGCTCGTTCTCCGCCATGGGCCACGATGCTCTGTTCCACGCTAAGACAATGGGCCTAAACACA GTGTTCACTGACCACTCCCTCTTCGGCTTCGCTGACATCAGCTCTGTGCTGACCAACAAGCTTCTCACCGTGTCGCTGTGTGACACCAACCATATCGTGTGCGTGTCGTACACCAGCAAGGAGAACACGGTTCTCCGTGCAGCTCTCAACCCAGAGATCGTGTCGGTCATTCCCAACGCCGTTGACCCCACCGATTTCACCCCTGACCCCTCGCAGCGCCAAGATGACAGGATCACCATTGTCGTCATCAGCCGTCTCGTCTACCGCAAAG GGATTGATCTTCTTGGTGGAATAATCCCAGAGCTTTGTCTCAAATATCCTGATTTGCATTTCTTGGTTGGCGGAGAGGGACCAAAGAGAATTGTGTTGGAGGAAGTGAGAGAGAAATACCAACTGCATGACAG GGTGCGTCTGCTCGGGGCTCTGGAGCATAAAGATGTGCGTGGCGTCCTGGTTCAGGGTCACATCTTCCTCAACACATCGCTGACGGAGGCGTTCTGTATGGCCATCGTGGAGGGAGCAAGCTGTGGGCTTCAG GTGGTAAGCACTCGAGTGGGTGGCATTCCTGAGGTTTTACCTGAGGACTTGATCACCTTGTGTGAACCCACAGTTCGATCATTGTGTGCCGGCCTCGAAACGGTCATCGCCAGGCAGCGGTCTGGCTCAGTGTCCTCCCCCGGCACCATTCATGCACGCGTGAGAAGCCTCTACACCTGGAAAAATGTGGCAGAGAGGACTGAAAAA GTGTATGACAGAGTGGCCGGAGAGGGAGTGCTTCCCCTGGACAGGAGGTTACAGAGACTGAGGTCCCACTGCGGCCCCGTGGCGGGCTCCATCTTTGCCTTTGTGGCTGTGCTGGACTTTCtcttcctgctgctcctgcagtGGCTGGCGCCAGATCGGGTCATGGACGCCGCCGTGGACGCCACCGGCCTGCGCGGACTGTGGAGGCAGGAAAACAGCAACGCGAAGGGCGCAACAGACAGAACAGAAACCTCCTAA